From one Aspergillus fumigatus Af293 chromosome 8, whole genome shotgun sequence genomic stretch:
- a CDS encoding putative integral membrane protein has translation MPLIVKFPKFHPLSIYTLIIIIIIIIVIITIIIIMASGLIFDPLQLLRVAPLATSTGSLVHALVELFSNSAFLQPSIRKPSDAVLPKWYSYVFNRQIVSVLALNLTTISTGISNILLSRSRSALPLSRTTFYWAGVAGAVAHLFFVPFVAPRIQRIVEDSNANGPTVDMEDWLGFHRIRMLVADLPAWLAFAGAVMVV, from the coding sequence ATGCCGCTCATCGTCAAATTTCCCAAATTCCATCCTCTTTCTATCTACAcactgatcatcatcatcatcatcatcatcgtcatcatcaccatcatcatcatcatggcctccGGACTCATCTTCGATcccctccagctcctccgcgtCGCGCCATTAGCCACCAGCACCGGCAGTCTCGTGCATGCCCTGGTCGAGCTGTTCTCCAACTCGGCCTTTCTCCAACCGTCAATCCGAAAACCCTCCGACGCGGTCCTGCCGAAATGGTACTCATACGTCTTCAATCGCCAGATTGTCTCTGTCCTTGCGCTTAACCTaaccaccatctccaccgGTATATCGAACATTCTACTGAGTCGGTCGCGCAGTGCCCTGCCCCTGTCGCGCACAACGTTCTACTGGGCCGGCGTCGCGGGTGCGGTGGCGCATCTCTTCTTCGTGCCGTTTGTCGCGCCTCGGATCCAACGTATAGTGGAGGACAGCAATGCGAATGGGCCAACAGTGGACATGGAGGATTGGCTGGGATTTCATCGCATTCGGATGTTAGTGGCAGATCTACCCGCGTGGCTGGCATTTGCAGGAGCGGTCATGGTGGTATAA
- a CDS encoding putative MFS maltose permease produces the protein MANNPDTMDGEKPRPLAKGKKAARKEQSMTLWQAVRLYPKAVGWSVLLSSTLIMEGYDLALLGSMYASPAFNQKYGVQSASGKWTVPASWQSALSNGARVGEVIGLLINGLISERLGYRWTMVSALAAMNAVIFLFFFAVDIKMLLAAEILAGIPWGIFQTLPAAYASEVCPVVLRPYLTTFINMCWVIGQFVAVGVNRGSIQRPDQWAYRIPFAVQWAWPLPILIGILFAPESPWWHVRRGNLQGAKRALQRLTSSKDPNFDPDETIAMIQHTNELEKALASGTKYRDCFKGTNLRRTEVVCVVWLVQTLCGQNLMGYFAYFCVQAGLPTVHSFDLSLAQYALGFIGTAGSWFLMTYTGRRTLHVCGLACLFTLLVITGSLSFAPGDNSAAKWAIGAMLIIFTFCYDFTIGPVTYSLVSELSSTRLKAKTIVLARVGYNVSNIVVNVLTNYQLNSTAWNWGARSAYFWAGSCLVCLVWSYFRLPEPKGRTYEELDLLFEQGVSARKFRETVVDPYAGEEEHVEVREEHHKD, from the coding sequence ATGGCCAACAATCCAGACACTATGGATGGAGAAAAGCCCCGGCCGCTCgcgaagggcaagaaggccgCCCGCAAAGAGCAGTCCATGACTCTCTGGCAAGCGGTTCGCTTGTATCCCAAGGCCGTGGGCTGGTCTGTCCTCCTCTCGTCGACACTGATCATGGAAGGATACGATTTGGCCCTGCTCGGCTCCATGTACGCGTCTCCGGCGTTCAATCAGAAGTACGGGGTGCAGTCTGCGTCCGGCAAATGGACGGTCCCGGCGTCGTGGCAATCGGCACTCTCCAACGGGGCCCGAGTGGGCGAAGTCATCGGCTTGCTCATCAATGGTCTTATTTCGGAACGGCTGGGTTACCGCTGGACCATGGTCTCCGCGCTGGCGGCAATGAACGCCGtgatctttctcttcttcttcgcggtTGACATCAAAATGCTGCTCGCGGCGGAGATCCTGGCCGGGATTCCCTGGGGCATCTTCCAGACTCTGCCCGCCGCATATGCCTCGGAAGTGTGCCCCGTCGTTCTTCGCCCGTACTTGACGACGTTTATCAACATGTGTTGGGTCATCGGGCAATTCGTCGCGGTAGGTGTGAATCGCGGATCCATCCAACGCCCCGACCAGTGGGCGTACCGGATCCCCTTCGCAGTCCAGTGGGCATGGCCACTCCCGATCCTCATTGGCATCCTCTTCGCGCCCGAATCCCCCTGGTGGCATGTCCGACGCGGTAATCTCCAGGGCGCCAAACGGGCCCTGCAGCGGCTGACTTCGTCCAAGGATCCGAACTTCGACCCGGATGAGACCATCGCCATGATCCAGCATACGAACGAGCTGGAAAAGGCGCTTGCGAGCGGCACCAAATACCGCGATTGTTTCAAGGGGACGAACCTGCGCCGAACCGAGGTGGTCTGTGTAGTTTGGCTGGTCCAGACCTTGTGCGGGCAGAACCTCATGGGCTACTTTGCGTACTTTTGCGTCCAGGCGGGTCTGCCGACGGTGCATTCCTTCGATCTCTCGCTGGCGCAGTATGCCCTCGGCTTCATTGGGACGGCGGGATCGTGGTTCCTGATGACTTACACCGGTCGCCGCACACTGCACGTCTGCGGTCTGGCATGCCTCTTCACCCTGCTCGTCATCACAGGCAGTCTCTCCTTCGCGCCGGGGGACAATAGCGCAGCCAAGTGGGCGATCGGTGCGATGTTGAtcatcttcaccttctgCTACGACTTTACGATCGGCCCCGTGACGTACTCGCTGGTGTCGGAACTGTCGTCCACGCGACTCAAGGCCAAGACGATCGTGCTGGCGCGAGTAGGATACAACGTCAGTAACATTGTGGTCAATGTGCTCACCAACTATCAGCTCAACTCGACGGCTTGGAACTGGGGCGCCCGCAGCGCATATTTCTGGGCGGGATCATGCCTTGTCTGCTTGGTCTGGTCATACTTCCGCCTGCCGGAGCCCAAGGGAAGGACGTATGAGGAACTTGACCTGCTGTTCGAGCAAGGAGTGTCGGCGCGCAAGTTCAGAGAGACGGTGGTTGATCCATACGCGGGCGAGGAGGAACACGTGGAGGTGCGAGAGGAGCATCACAAGGACTAA
- a CDS encoding pectin methylesterase family protein, protein MRPSSALLALGLLPEALCKSVHPAETYKSCQRITPDPLQGCPHGTLFVSQTDHRAHFKSIQAAIHSLPNDTSSHVILIGAGTYVEQLNVTRSGPLTLLGQSNRPWQRESYGDINPNTTVQNDVQIYWNAANHNAAFPDNVYTGVLTVGPTYNATITGAGPTGYPVPADTPFGCSDFRAYNIDFRNEYVPYSDGPAHAVGLGYANAGFYSCGLYSYQDTLYVGKLANAYFYDTVIAGETDFLYGFGTAFIEKTTLSLRGCGGGITAWKGTNTTFENKYGVYIADSQVLAANASIENDIKERCSLGRPWNNLHRSIFIDTYFDSSILPAGYTVWKGAPNNNFNNETLMAVYGVYGPGYNPAAEKNGNVTRILHRKEVMPYARPVDVFMTPDGHQPNIAWLDPIAASSGRP, encoded by the exons ATGAGGCCATCTTCCGCGCTTCTTGCGCTGGGCCTCCTCCCTGAAGCGCTCTGCAAGAGTGTCCATCCCGCAGAAACATACAAATCCTGCCAAAGGATCACCcctgatcctcttcaaggCTGTCCCCATGGCACTCTATTTGTCAGCCAGACCGACCATCGGGCTCATTTCAAGTCCATCCAGGCGGCCATCCACTCGCTGCCCAATGATACCTCGTCTCATGTCATCCTTATCGGCGCTGGAACTTATGTGGAGCAGCTCAACGTGACACGCTCCGGCCCGTTGACGCTCCTGGGCCAGTCGAATCGCCCCTGGCAGCGGGAGAGCTATGGCGATATCAACCCCAACACTACCGTCCAGAACGATGTGCAAATCTACTGGAATGCAGCTAACCACAATGCCGCATTCCCGGACAATGTCTACACCGGCGTTCTGACTGTCGGTCCCACTTATAACGCGACCATCACCGGCGCAGGCCCAACCGGATATCCAGTGCCTGCCGACACCCCTTTTGGATGCTCCGACTTCCGCGCGTACAACATTGACTTTCGCAACGAGTATGTTCCATATTCAGATGGACCCGCCCACGCCGTTGGCTTGGGTTATGCGAACGCGGGGTTCTACTCTTGCGGCCTCTACAGTTACCAGGATACT CTGTACGTTGGCAAACTTGCCAATGCTTATTTCTACGACACCGTGATTGCGGGCGAGACCGACTTTCTCTATGGCTTTGGCACGGCATTCATCGAAAAGACGACTCTCTCCCTTCGCGGCTGCGGTGGCGGCATTACAGCCTGGAAGGGCACCAACACGACTTTCGAGAACAAGTACGGTGTGTACATTGCCGATTCCCAGGTCCTCGCAGCCAATGCATCCATTGAAAATGACATCAAGGAACGGTGCTCGCTGGGACGCCCCTGGAATAACCTCCACAGATCGATCTTCATTGATACATACTTTGATTCCAGCATTCTCCCTGCGGGATACACAGTGTGGAAGGGAGCCCCCAACAACAACTTCAACAATGAGACCTTGATGGCTGTTTATGGTGTCTACGGGCCTGGATACAATCCGGCCGCGGAGAAGAATGGCAATGTCACCCGGATATTGCACAGAAAGGAAGTGATGCCGTATGCTCGTCCCGTGGATGTGTTCATGACGCCGGACGGCCATCAGCCCAACATTGCCTGGTTGGATCCGATCGCGGCGAGCTCTGGGCGGCCTTAG